From a single Pseudophryne corroboree isolate aPseCor3 chromosome 6, aPseCor3.hap2, whole genome shotgun sequence genomic region:
- the LOC134936158 gene encoding zinc finger protein 605-like — protein MKPKREKTLQCSECDLRFAAKTHLLIHQRIHTGEKPYLCSECDKCFTCKSQLVIHQKSHTGEQPFKCSECSMCFSRKFSLFSHQMIHTGEKPFKCSECSKCFTRKKTLVAHQMIHTGEKPFKCSDCSMSYITKRQLVTHQWIHTGEKPFACSECSKCFSQKSHLVSHQRSHTGEKPFKCSECSKCFSEKQQLIIHQRTHTGEKSFTCSECSKCFSQKSQLDRHQMIHTGEKPFKCSECSKSFPQKAQLASHQRIHTREKPFTCSECRRCFSEKSNLIRHQMSHTGEKHFKCSECSKCFTVKENLVRHQKSHTGVKPFICSECSKCFTKKRTLIAHMRSHTDA, from the coding sequence ATGAAGCCCAAAAGAGAGAAAACACTTCAGTGCTCGGAGTGTGACTTGCGCTTTGCTGCTAAAACGCATCTTCtcatacatcagaggattcacacaggagagaaaccgtatctgtgctctgagtgtgacaaatGCTTTACGTGTAAATCACAGCTTGTCATCCATCAGAAGAGTCACACAGGAGAgcaaccatttaaatgttctgagtgTAGCATGTGTTTTTCACGGAAGTTCAGTCTTTTTAGTCATCagatgattcacacaggagagaaaccatttaaatgctctgaatgcagcaagtgttttacaaGAAAGAAAACACTTGTTGCACATCagatgattcacacaggagagaaaccatttaaatgctctgacTGCAGCATGAGTTATATCACAAAGCGACAGCTTGTTACACATCAGtggattcacacaggtgagaaaccatttgcatgttctgaatgtagcaagtgtttttctcAGAAGTCGCATCTTGTAagtcatcaaagaagtcacacaggggagaaaccatttaaatgctctgaatgtagcaaatgttttTCTGAGAAGCAACAActtattatacatcagagaactcacacaggagagaaatcctttaCGTGCTCTGAATGCagtaagtgtttttcccagaagtcacagCTTGATAGACATCagatgattcacacaggagagaaaccatttaaatgctctgaatgcagcaagaGTTTTCCCCAGAAGGCACAGCTTGCTagtcatcagaggattcacacaagagagaaaccatttacatgttctgaatgcaggagGTGTTTTTCAGAGAAGTCAAATCTTATTAGACATCAGATGAGCCACACAGGAGAGAAGCACTTTAAATGTTCTGAGTGCAGCAAGTGTTTTACCGTTAAAGAAAATCTAGTTAGACATCAGAAGAGTCACACAGGAGTGAAACCATttatatgttctgaatgcagcaagtgttttaccaAGAAGAGAACACTTATTGCTCACATGAGGAGTCACACTGATGCTTAG